A genomic region of Kineococcus rhizosphaerae contains the following coding sequences:
- a CDS encoding MarR family winged helix-turn-helix transcriptional regulator codes for MATPHACAALVDVFPDLLRARRTLVGTTNTPAAVALAVVHQRGPLRISEVAEHLSLDLSTVSRHVTHLKAKGLLTSAPDPDDGRSQRLSVTDAGVEELRTFRRALVDRLVEHLDGWDDVDVDDLTRLLGRLTRATECLPRTAAASPETTPTTLETTLQANA; via the coding sequence ATGGCCACACCCCACGCGTGCGCAGCGCTCGTCGACGTCTTCCCGGACCTGCTCCGGGCCCGCCGGACGCTGGTCGGCACGACGAACACCCCCGCCGCCGTCGCCCTCGCGGTCGTGCACCAGCGGGGTCCCCTGCGCATCAGCGAGGTCGCCGAGCACCTCTCCCTCGACCTGTCGACCGTCAGCCGGCACGTCACCCACCTGAAGGCCAAGGGCCTGCTGACCTCCGCCCCCGACCCCGACGACGGCCGCTCGCAACGACTGAGCGTCACCGACGCCGGCGTCGAGGAGCTGCGCACCTTCCGCCGCGCCCTCGTCGACCGGCTCGTCGAGCACCTCGACGGCTGGGACGACGTCGACGTCGACGACCTCACCCGGCTGCTCGGCCGGCTCACCCGCGCCACCGAGTGCCTCCCCCGAACCGCGGCAGCGTCGCCGGAGACCACCCCGACCACCCTGGAGACCACGTTGCAGGCGAACGCATGA
- a CDS encoding MarR family winged helix-turn-helix transcriptional regulator — translation MVSGPAEALERELAVLLRRSRAINRETARSVHPDLEPEAYSLLVRLDDTGEARPSDLAAFFGIGKPTLSRQVQLLERLGLVTREADPTDGRAVRLTLSPDGLEKVHAARTARRQRLHSRLEDWPEQDMTALADLLHRLNAAV, via the coding sequence ATGGTCAGTGGTCCCGCCGAAGCGTTGGAACGTGAGCTCGCCGTGCTGCTGCGGCGCTCGCGCGCGATCAACCGGGAGACGGCGCGCAGCGTCCACCCGGACCTCGAACCGGAGGCGTACAGCCTCCTGGTGCGCCTCGACGACACCGGCGAGGCGCGCCCCTCCGACCTCGCGGCGTTCTTCGGGATCGGCAAGCCGACGCTGTCCCGGCAGGTCCAGCTCCTGGAGCGGCTGGGCCTGGTGACCCGCGAGGCGGACCCGACCGACGGCCGGGCGGTGCGCCTGACCCTGTCCCCCGACGGCCTGGAGAAGGTGCACGCGGCCCGCACGGCCCGCCGCCAGCGGCTGCACTCGCGCCTGGAGGACTGGCCCGAGCAGGACATGACGGCGCTGGCCGACCTCCTGCACCGCCTCAACGCCGCCGTCTGA